The Setaria viridis chromosome 9, Setaria_viridis_v4.0, whole genome shotgun sequence sequence gagggcaagggtccctagatcggtaggagaagacctcatagaaccacaatggaggaccaaattctcaaaaccaaacaacacccaagcgtagggcgcaatatacaacaccccaaatatgacgtagggtattacgctactctagcggtccgaacctgtataaatctgtgtcttgtgtcctcgcttttatcATCAAGGTCAAGGTCCCGTGATCCTCCACTagccaatctactacctcgggatacctctcGCAAGTTTtgcgatttttcacgcaaaatatgcgcgtgcgcggtgtgtgggattcgaacccgcAACCTCttgcctcgcgcgtagcttccttaccatctcacctacacaacacgtCCAATGAGTAgaggatgctatccttttgaatttaacaactgggactaaagaggtcTCCACAGACCATGAAATTTAGATCCAGTACTAAAGCCTCTCCCGGGTCAAAAACGactgagatttttgttgaggatggaagatCGTTTTTCTACTGGTGTGTATCTTTACTAGTGTGTGTCGTGAAAGATGTGCGATTAACCTAAGAGTATAAATTACCTTTTCCATTAGGTAGTGTAAATTCACGTAAGCGCATATATATACCCTTGTATTTTATAAATAAAGATCTAGACAATTAACCACGAGATACACACAAAGAAGCAAACTTTTTTGCCTCGGTAACTAGGACTAGGAGCGTGCGTGTTACATCCTTAATTTGTCAGCTTGGCCTCTCGGCCCCAGGCCGGAAAGGCTTCGTTTTCGATCACTGCACGGCATAGTTGTCACATTAGGTTGGTAGTTGGCACAGCACAAGAACACTACTCAAGGATGGAGTCCGGTCTCTCGGGAAGAGCGCGATTGACTTGGCGCAGATAGTGTCCAATTTGCTGGTCTCGATGGACGGCCTTCATTCATGTGCTCGCGGCGACAAGGAATAGCAAGGCGTGCATGCACGGCCGTGTTCCTCCCAGTCGGCACAAACGAACAAGTCATTTGCCCTCAAAAGTAACTTTGGCTAAGATTGAAATTTGTCTTAGCCTTCGAAAATCAAAAGGTTACTTTGAAGACAGAGACTCTTGCAAAGTCTACTATGGCGCTAGCCCTGATCATGATGTGAGCATGGCTTTCTTGCCTATGCCTTATCTCAATGCAACTGCGTGACAGGGATTGATCGACAACCGTAATCAGAGATGATGTGCTAAGAACTTCGATAAATTCTGCATCTATCAGCCTTCACCGTGTATGAACTTAACCCGTAGCCATTAGCTAGAGTGGATATGTTTCAGTTTCCATTGTGTAAAACATGGAATGCCAGCATAAATTCTTGTATAGTAGCTAACGGTGACCTAGAGTCATGATGACTGGACTCCAACTAGCTTAGATATAGATGAGCACAAAGTATGTATTAATGTATATATATCTACCAAATCGCTGAATAATTACATGGATCACACGCAGTAAAGTGCACCATGTGTGTATGTTAATTAATCCATGCCTAACTCGAGCTACCAGCGGATTCGATCGTGCATGGCGTAACAAAAACTAATCGAAGTCGCGCTCAAGAAAATGACCTCAGATGACCATGAAGTATGGACAGAATGCAATATCAAACCGAATAATTCTATCTCACAAAAAGCAAAGATAAAGAGAACGAAAGAGCTCATCAGCAGGTAACATCACCGCACCGCTCTCTGAACTCCGAAGTGTCAACAAAGTGGCAAGCACTAGTGCTCCCTCGCCTGGTCCTCGTTTCACACGCATCCTACGCGTCCAGAGTCCAAAACTCTACGTGCGCGCCTTTGGCTGTTTTAGACCATGCAGAGACGCGCTGGGTTTGCACTTTGCCGGGCCACGCACAGCTGCACCCTATAAATACCCCACGGCTTCACTTCACTCACCACACAACCAAACACACTTGCACCGAGCTAGCAAGAGCTAGCTATCAGCCAAGATGGCGACCAAGCATTTGGCTCTTGCCATCCTCGTCCTCCTTAGCGTAGGCATGGTGGCCACCGCTGCTGGACCCCGCAAGCTGGGCTATGGTcccggaggaggtggtggcggcggtggtagtGGCGGAGGTGGTGGCTATGGGGGATCAGGCTATGGGTCCGGGTCAGGGTACGGTGAGGGCGGTGGCAGTGGAGGTGCAGCCGGTGGGTATGGgcatggtggtggcagcggaggcggcggtggtgagggcggtggtgctggtggctcTGGGTATGGGTCTGGCCAAGGCTCTGGCTACGGGGCTGGaagtggtggtgctggtgggtatggaagcggtggaggcggcggaggtggtggtgggcaaGGTGGTGGTTCCAGCTATGGCCATGGAGGTGGTGAGGGCTATGGCTCTGGCTCCGGCTATGGAGGTGGCGctagtggtggtggcggcggcggtggacatggtggtggcggtggcggcggccaagggGGGTCTGGCTATGGCTCCGGCTCCGGATACGGGTCAGGTGAAGGGTATGGGCAGGGTGGAGCTCATGGAGGAGGATatggcggcggcagtggcggcggcggcggcggcggccaaggcggTGGCTCTGGATATGGCTCCGGTTCTGGCTATGGCTCCGGTGGTGGACACTACTAAACTCAGTTTCAGAGCCGACTACAGAGCATATAGTTACAAATGTGTCATCGGTGATGTGAGTTTGTCTCGCTGTTTAAAAAACAGCTTATTTGAGTGTGTGTGTAACACTAAAAGCATGCTTGACACTATACATGTAATGCTGTACCTAGCTTGCCGCTTTATTATGTACTTTGCAAGGCCTaaggaataaataaaaggaTCTGTTGGCTTGGAATTAAATTATGAAAACTCCTTGTCTCTATGAAGCTGctgggttcagacttcagagttaAGTACACTGTGTGATAAGGCGTTTGAGTTAGATACTAAATGTAGTGTGGAAGTAATGTGGAAGTATATATGAT is a genomic window containing:
- the LOC117835171 gene encoding uncharacterized protein; this encodes MATKHLALAILVLLSVGMVATAAGPRKLGYGPGGGGGGGGSGGGGGYGGSGYGSGSGYGEGGGSGGAAGGYGHGGGSGGGGGEGGGAGGSGYGSGQGSGYGAGSGGAGGYGSGGGGGGGGGQGGGSSYGHGGGEGYGSGSGYGGGASGGGGGGGHGGGGGGGQGGSGYGSGSGYGSGEGYGQGGAHGGGYGGGSGGGGGGGQGGGSGYGSGSGYGSGGGHY